One window of Arvicola amphibius chromosome 6, mArvAmp1.2, whole genome shotgun sequence genomic DNA carries:
- the Czib gene encoding CXXC motif containing zinc binding protein isoform X2 — MKCGNCGEISEKWQYIRLMDSVALKGGRGSASMVQKCKLCARENSIEILSSTIKSYNAEDNEKFKTIVEFECRGLEPVDFQPQAGFAAEGVESGTVFSDINLQEKDWTDYDEKAQESVGIFEVTHQFVKC; from the exons ATGAAATGTGGCAACTGTGGTGAGATTTCAGAGAAGTGGCAATATATCCGACTGATG GACAGTGTGGCGTTGAAAGGTGGCCGTGGCAGTGCCTCCATGGTCCAGAAGTGCAAACTGTGTGCACGGGAAAACTCCATTG AAATTTTGAGCAGCACCATCAAGTCTTACAAC GCTGAAGACAATGAGAAGTTCAAGACAATAGTAGAGTTTGAGTGTCGTGGCCTTGAACCAGTTGACTTCCAGCCCCAG GCCGGGTTTGCCGCCGAAGGTGTGGAGTCAGGGACAGTCTTCAGTGACATCAATCTGCAAGAGAAG GACTGGACAGACTATGACGAGAAGGCTCAGGAGTCTGTGGGGATCTTCGAGGTCACCCATCAGTTTGTGAAGTGCTGA
- the Czib gene encoding CXXC motif containing zinc binding protein isoform X1 has protein sequence MGKIALQLKATLENVTNLRPVGEDFRWYLKMKCGNCGEISEKWQYIRLMDSVALKGGRGSASMVQKCKLCARENSIEILSSTIKSYNAEDNEKFKTIVEFECRGLEPVDFQPQAGFAAEGVESGTVFSDINLQEKDWTDYDEKAQESVGIFEVTHQFVKC, from the exons atgggg AAAATCGCGCTGCAGCTCAAAGCCACGCTGGAGAACGTCACCAACCTTCGGCCAGTGGGTGAGGATTTCCGGTGGTATCTGAAG ATGAAATGTGGCAACTGTGGTGAGATTTCAGAGAAGTGGCAATATATCCGACTGATG GACAGTGTGGCGTTGAAAGGTGGCCGTGGCAGTGCCTCCATGGTCCAGAAGTGCAAACTGTGTGCACGGGAAAACTCCATTG AAATTTTGAGCAGCACCATCAAGTCTTACAAC GCTGAAGACAATGAGAAGTTCAAGACAATAGTAGAGTTTGAGTGTCGTGGCCTTGAACCAGTTGACTTCCAGCCCCAG GCCGGGTTTGCCGCCGAAGGTGTGGAGTCAGGGACAGTCTTCAGTGACATCAATCTGCAAGAGAAG GACTGGACAGACTATGACGAGAAGGCTCAGGAGTCTGTGGGGATCTTCGAGGTCACCCATCAGTTTGTGAAGTGCTGA